The Kitasatospora setae KM-6054 genome contains a region encoding:
- a CDS encoding TIM barrel protein, whose amino-acid sequence MAREREVNDVTAAAQHRFTVNLSILFGELPLLERPAAAAAAGFDAAELWWPFGTEPAPGNDELDALATAFETAGVRLTGLNLLDDLAAGARGTLSVPAESERFRENLPVATALAERLGTGALNALYGNRVPDADPAEQDALALENLALAARAAHSVGAVLLVETLNAAESPDYPLVTAAAAVDVVDKVNATTGLGNAKFLCDLYHLARNGEDPAAVIDAYADRIGHVQIADTPGRNEPGTGDLDFEDLFARLTAAGYQGRIGLEYRPAGGVSAESFDWLPRELRAGRRAR is encoded by the coding sequence ATGGCGAGAGAGCGAGAGGTGAACGACGTGACCGCTGCCGCCCAGCACCGCTTCACGGTCAACCTGTCCATCCTGTTCGGCGAACTGCCCCTGCTGGAGCGGCCCGCGGCCGCCGCGGCGGCCGGCTTCGACGCGGCCGAACTCTGGTGGCCCTTCGGCACCGAGCCCGCCCCCGGAAACGACGAACTCGACGCGCTGGCAACGGCGTTCGAGACCGCCGGAGTCCGGCTCACCGGCCTCAACCTGCTGGACGACCTGGCCGCCGGCGCCCGCGGCACCCTCTCCGTTCCCGCCGAGAGCGAGCGCTTCCGGGAGAACCTCCCGGTCGCCACCGCACTCGCCGAACGCCTCGGCACCGGCGCGCTGAACGCCCTCTACGGCAACCGCGTCCCCGACGCCGACCCGGCCGAACAGGACGCCCTCGCCCTGGAGAACCTCGCGCTGGCCGCCCGGGCCGCCCACTCCGTCGGCGCCGTCCTGCTGGTCGAGACCCTCAACGCGGCCGAGTCCCCGGACTACCCGCTGGTCACCGCCGCCGCCGCGGTCGACGTCGTCGACAAGGTCAACGCCACCACCGGCCTCGGCAACGCCAAGTTCCTCTGCGACCTCTACCACCTCGCCCGCAACGGCGAGGACCCGGCCGCCGTGATCGACGCGTACGCCGACCGGATCGGCCACGTGCAGATCGCCGACACCCCCGGCCGCAACGAACCCGGCACCGGCGACCTCGACTTCGAGGACCTGTTCGCCCGCCTCACCGCCGCCGGCTACCAGGGCCGGATCGGCCTCGAGTACCGCCCGGCCGGCGGCGTCAGCGCCGAGAGCTTCGACTGGCTGCCGCGCGAGCTGCGCGCCGGACGCCGAGCCCGCTGA
- a CDS encoding 2-hydroxy-3-oxopropionate reductase encodes MSRKIAFIGLGIMGKPMAVNLVRAGHHVTGYNLTREPIDALVAAGGHGAGSIAEAVADAEVVITMVPADPQVEQAILGEDGVLAHARPGTLVIDMSSITPQTSIRVDAAAKAAGLRSLDAPVSGGEAGAVEAVLSIMVGGADADFAEAKPLFDALGTTVVHVGPAGAGQTVKAANQLIVAVNIQVLAEAVVFLENAGVDLAAALDVLGGGLAGSTVLNRKKGNMLAREFAPGFRIDLHHKDMGIVTDAARAVGAALPLGAVAAQLVASARANGDGSLDHSALLRGVERLSGREVKQTG; translated from the coding sequence ATGAGCCGCAAGATCGCTTTCATCGGCCTCGGCATCATGGGCAAGCCCATGGCCGTCAACCTGGTCCGGGCCGGCCACCACGTCACCGGCTACAACCTCACCCGGGAGCCGATCGACGCCCTGGTCGCGGCCGGCGGCCACGGCGCCGGCTCGATCGCCGAGGCCGTCGCCGACGCCGAGGTCGTCATCACGATGGTCCCCGCCGACCCGCAGGTCGAGCAGGCGATCCTCGGCGAGGACGGCGTCCTGGCGCACGCCCGGCCCGGCACGCTGGTCATCGACATGTCGAGCATCACCCCGCAGACCTCGATCAGGGTCGACGCCGCCGCGAAGGCCGCCGGCCTCCGCAGCCTGGACGCCCCGGTCTCCGGCGGCGAGGCCGGCGCCGTCGAGGCGGTGCTCTCCATCATGGTCGGCGGCGCGGACGCCGACTTCGCCGAGGCCAAGCCGCTGTTCGACGCGCTCGGCACCACCGTCGTGCACGTCGGCCCGGCCGGCGCCGGCCAGACCGTCAAGGCCGCGAACCAGCTGATCGTCGCGGTCAACATCCAGGTGCTGGCCGAGGCCGTGGTCTTCCTGGAGAACGCGGGCGTCGACCTCGCCGCCGCGCTCGACGTGCTCGGCGGCGGGCTGGCCGGCTCCACCGTGCTGAACCGCAAGAAGGGCAACATGCTGGCCCGCGAGTTCGCCCCCGGCTTCCGGATCGACCTCCACCACAAGGACATGGGCATCGTCACCGACGCCGCCCGCGCGGTCGGCGCCGCGCTGCCGCTCGGCGCGGTCGCCGCCCAACTGGTCGCCTCCGCCCGCGCCAACGGCGACGGCTCGCTCGACCACTCCGCGCTGCTGCGCGGCGTCGAGCGGCTCTCCGGCCGCGAGGTCAAGCAGACCGGCTGA
- a CDS encoding glycerate kinase gives MRGHVVVAPDKFKGSLEGAEVAARLAAGIRRAVPGVEVRELPVADGGEGTLAAALAAGFSRVEVKVAGPTGLPVVAGLAVRGDTAVVELAQASGLARLPGGRTAPLAAGSYGVGQLVAKAVALGATRVVLGLGGSACTDGGAGMAQALGVGLYDADGAPLPPGGAALRRLARVEPGALAERLRGVEVVVACDVDNPLLGPRGAAAVYGPQKGADAADLLVLEEGLTRWADAVAGLTGRDVRGAAGAGAAGGVGFAALALLGATMRPGIELLLELLGFERAVRGARLVVTGEGCLDAQTLHGKAPAGVAAAAARAGVPVAAVAGRLELAEREWRAAGFVRAVALADLAADPADSMARAGELAELAGERLAAALLS, from the coding sequence GTGCGAGGTCATGTGGTCGTCGCCCCCGACAAGTTCAAGGGATCGCTGGAGGGCGCCGAGGTCGCGGCGCGGCTCGCGGCGGGGATCCGGCGGGCGGTGCCCGGGGTGGAGGTGCGGGAGCTGCCGGTGGCCGACGGTGGCGAGGGAACGCTGGCGGCGGCGCTCGCCGCCGGGTTCTCCCGGGTGGAGGTGAAGGTCGCCGGGCCGACCGGGCTGCCGGTGGTCGCGGGGCTGGCCGTGCGGGGCGACACCGCCGTGGTCGAGCTGGCGCAGGCGTCGGGCCTGGCCCGGCTGCCGGGCGGCCGGACGGCGCCGCTGGCGGCCGGCTCGTACGGGGTGGGCCAGCTGGTCGCGAAGGCGGTCGCGCTCGGGGCGACCCGGGTGGTGCTCGGCCTGGGCGGCAGCGCCTGCACCGACGGCGGGGCGGGCATGGCGCAGGCGCTGGGCGTCGGACTGTACGACGCGGACGGCGCGCCGCTGCCACCCGGCGGGGCCGCGCTGCGGCGGCTGGCCCGGGTGGAGCCGGGGGCGCTGGCGGAGCGGCTGCGCGGGGTCGAGGTGGTGGTGGCGTGCGACGTGGACAACCCGCTGCTGGGCCCGCGCGGCGCGGCCGCCGTGTACGGCCCGCAGAAGGGCGCGGACGCCGCCGACCTGCTGGTGCTGGAGGAGGGGCTGACCCGCTGGGCGGACGCGGTCGCCGGGCTGACGGGCCGTGACGTCCGGGGCGCGGCGGGCGCGGGCGCGGCCGGCGGGGTGGGCTTCGCGGCGCTGGCGCTGCTGGGGGCGACGATGCGTCCCGGGATCGAGCTGCTGCTGGAGCTGCTGGGCTTCGAACGGGCGGTGCGCGGCGCGCGCCTGGTGGTGACCGGCGAGGGCTGCCTGGACGCGCAGACCCTGCACGGCAAGGCGCCGGCCGGGGTGGCCGCGGCGGCGGCCCGGGCCGGGGTGCCGGTGGCGGCGGTCGCGGGCCGGCTGGAGCTGGCCGAGCGGGAGTGGCGGGCGGCGGGTTTCGTCCGGGCGGTGGCGCTGGCCGACCTGGCGGCCGATCCGGCCGATTCGATGGCCCGGGCGGGTGAGCTGGCGGAGCTGGCGGGGGAGCGGCTGGCGGCCGCGCTGCTGTCCTGA
- the allB gene encoding allantoinase AllB: MPIDDAVIRSRRVVLPAGERPADVLLRAGKIELVAPYGALSADGRPAAGITDLGDTALLPGLVDTHVHVNEPGRTDWEGFASATRAAAAGGVTTVVDMPLNSVPPTTTVEGLDAKRKTADGQLWVDLGFWGGAVPGNTDQLELLHREGVFGFKSFLAPSGVDEFPHLATPADLESALAEQARIGALAIIHAEDPAVLAAAPQVPGTHYRDFLASRPDDAEAAAVAALLAAARRTGARVHVLHVSSAAVLPLLRQARADGVAVTAETCPHYLTLAAEEVPDGDTAFKCCPPIRDESNRDLLWQALADGEFAAVVSDHSPSTPDLKLLRRHGGSGDFAAAWGGIASLQLGLPAVWTEARRRGHTLADVVRWMSAGPAALVGLTGTKGAIAPGYDADLVAFDPDGELAVRAERLHHKNPVTPYAGRTLTGVVHRTWLRGRPVDPDGAPHGRRLARQLG; the protein is encoded by the coding sequence ATGCCCATCGACGACGCGGTGATCCGCTCCCGGCGGGTGGTCCTGCCGGCCGGCGAACGCCCCGCCGACGTGCTGCTGCGGGCCGGAAAGATCGAGCTGGTCGCCCCGTACGGCGCCCTGTCGGCCGACGGCCGGCCGGCCGCCGGGATCACCGACCTCGGCGACACCGCGCTGCTGCCCGGCCTGGTCGACACCCACGTGCACGTCAACGAGCCCGGCCGGACCGACTGGGAGGGCTTCGCCTCCGCGACCAGGGCCGCCGCGGCCGGCGGCGTCACCACCGTCGTCGACATGCCGCTGAACTCGGTCCCGCCGACCACCACGGTCGAGGGCCTCGACGCCAAGCGGAAGACCGCCGACGGCCAGCTCTGGGTCGACCTGGGCTTCTGGGGCGGCGCCGTCCCCGGCAACACCGACCAGCTCGAACTCCTGCACCGGGAAGGCGTGTTCGGCTTCAAGTCGTTCCTCGCGCCGTCCGGCGTGGACGAGTTCCCGCACCTGGCCACCCCGGCCGACCTGGAGTCCGCGCTCGCCGAGCAGGCCCGGATCGGCGCCCTGGCGATCATCCACGCCGAGGACCCGGCCGTGCTGGCCGCCGCCCCCCAGGTGCCCGGCACCCACTACCGCGACTTCCTGGCCTCCCGCCCGGACGACGCCGAGGCCGCCGCCGTCGCCGCGCTGCTGGCCGCCGCCCGCCGCACCGGCGCCCGGGTGCACGTCCTGCACGTCTCCTCGGCCGCCGTGCTGCCGCTGCTCCGGCAGGCCAGGGCGGACGGCGTCGCCGTCACCGCCGAGACCTGCCCGCACTACCTGACGCTGGCCGCCGAGGAGGTCCCCGACGGGGACACCGCCTTCAAGTGCTGCCCGCCGATCCGCGACGAGTCCAACCGCGACCTGCTCTGGCAGGCCCTCGCGGACGGCGAGTTCGCCGCCGTGGTCTCCGACCACTCACCCTCCACCCCCGACCTCAAACTGCTCCGGCGGCACGGCGGCAGCGGCGACTTCGCCGCCGCCTGGGGCGGCATCGCCTCGCTCCAGCTCGGCCTCCCGGCGGTCTGGACCGAGGCCCGCCGCCGCGGCCACACCCTCGCCGACGTGGTCCGCTGGATGTCCGCCGGACCCGCCGCCCTGGTCGGCCTGACCGGCACCAAGGGCGCCATCGCGCCCGGGTACGACGCCGACCTGGTCGCCTTCGACCCCGACGGCGAACTCGCCGTCCGCGCCGAACGCCTCCACCACAAGAACCCGGTCACCCCCTACGCGGGCCGCACCCTCACCGGGGTGGTCCACCGCACCTGGCTGCGCGGCCGGCCCGTCGACCCCGACGGCGCCCCGCACGGCCGCCGGCTCGCCCGCCAGCTCGGCTGA
- the alc gene encoding allantoicase, protein MRTDPTANAPFTELVDLASRLLGAGVVATNEDTFADAENLLVAKPAEFRPHTFGHKGQIMDGWESRRRRGASAEQPHPADDDHDWAVVRLGAAGRVRGVIVDTAHFTGNYPESASVQAASVPGHPSPEELAAADWTDLVPRGALKGDTAHEFPVDDPTRYTHVRLNIWPDGGVARLRVHGEVLPDPRDLAGLTFDLAAQEHGGVAEAASDRYFSSPHNLNAPGRATVMGDGWETRRRRDKANDWVRVALAGGGEVLAAEVDTSCFVANAPGWAELVGSDGEDETVLLPRTRLQPDTRHRFRLPAGTPVTHVRINVYPDGGLARLRLTGRLTAAGQDALALRWFNALPLAEARAALAAAGLPTGPAEARPLADAAAIRPLYAN, encoded by the coding sequence TTGCGAACCGACCCGACCGCGAACGCGCCGTTCACCGAGCTGGTCGACCTGGCCTCCCGGCTGCTGGGCGCGGGTGTGGTCGCCACCAACGAGGACACCTTCGCGGACGCCGAGAACCTGCTGGTCGCCAAGCCCGCCGAGTTCCGCCCGCACACCTTCGGCCACAAGGGCCAGATCATGGACGGCTGGGAGTCCCGCCGCCGCCGCGGCGCCAGCGCCGAGCAGCCGCACCCCGCCGACGACGACCACGACTGGGCGGTGGTCCGGCTCGGGGCGGCCGGCCGGGTGCGCGGCGTGATCGTCGACACCGCGCACTTCACCGGCAACTACCCGGAGAGCGCGTCCGTGCAGGCCGCGTCCGTGCCCGGCCACCCCTCGCCCGAGGAGCTGGCCGCCGCCGACTGGACCGACCTCGTCCCGCGCGGCGCGCTCAAGGGCGACACCGCGCACGAGTTCCCGGTCGACGACCCGACCCGCTACACCCACGTCCGGCTGAACATCTGGCCGGACGGCGGCGTCGCCCGCCTGCGGGTGCACGGCGAGGTGCTGCCCGACCCGCGCGACCTGGCCGGCCTGACCTTCGACCTGGCCGCCCAGGAGCACGGCGGCGTCGCCGAGGCCGCCTCCGACCGCTACTTCTCCTCCCCGCACAACCTGAACGCTCCCGGCCGCGCCACCGTCATGGGCGACGGCTGGGAGACCCGGCGTCGGCGCGACAAGGCCAACGACTGGGTGCGAGTGGCCCTGGCCGGGGGCGGCGAGGTGCTGGCGGCGGAGGTGGACACCTCCTGCTTCGTCGCCAACGCCCCCGGCTGGGCCGAACTCGTCGGCAGCGACGGCGAGGACGAGACCGTCCTGCTGCCGCGCACCCGCCTCCAGCCCGACACCCGCCACCGCTTCCGGCTCCCGGCGGGCACCCCCGTCACCCACGTCCGGATCAACGTCTACCCCGACGGCGGCCTCGCCCGGCTGCGCCTCACCGGCCGCCTCACCGCCGCCGGCCAGGACGCCCTCGCGCTGCGCTGGTTCAACGCGCTGCCGCTCGCCGAGGCCCGCGCCGCGCTCGCCGCCGCCGGCCTCCCGACCGGGCCCGCCGAGGCCCGTCCGCTCGCCGACGCGGCGGCGATCCGCCCGCTCTACGCGAACTGA
- a CDS encoding catalase: MPKTLTTESGAPVADNQNSASAGEYGPLLVQDQHLLEKLARFNRERIPERVVHARGSGAYGYFEVTDDVAPYTSAAFLSAVGKRTELFLRFSTVAGALGSTDAVRDPRGFAVKFYTEQGNYDLVGNNTPVFFIKDPLKFPDFIHSQKRDPYTGVQEADNVWDFWAHSPASTHQITWLFGDRGIPASYRHMNGYGSHTYQWVNAEGRAHWVKYHFKTNQGIRSLAAGQAAETAGGDADSHQRDLHQAIERGVFPSWTLYVQLMPVEDAADYRFNPFDLTKVWPHADYPLVKVGRLVLNRNPENVFAEVEQAAFSPNNFVPGIGPSPDKMLQGRLFAYADAQRYRLGVNHTQLPVNAPRATAAANYGQDGLGALNPNGRNKNYEPNSYGGPAQTDQAPYAPQPVTGHTGGYPTPAHSKDDDYLQAGELYRLMADDEKSRLIANLAGSLAQVGRDDVVERNLAHFHAADPEYGARLAAAVADLRAAHED; this comes from the coding sequence ATGCCCAAGACCCTCACCACCGAGTCCGGCGCGCCCGTCGCCGACAACCAGAACAGCGCCTCGGCCGGCGAGTACGGCCCGCTGCTGGTGCAGGACCAGCACCTGCTGGAGAAGCTGGCCCGGTTCAACCGGGAGCGGATCCCGGAGCGGGTGGTGCACGCCCGCGGGTCCGGCGCGTACGGGTACTTCGAGGTGACCGACGACGTCGCGCCGTACACCTCGGCCGCGTTCCTCTCGGCGGTCGGCAAGCGCACCGAGCTGTTCCTGCGCTTCTCGACCGTCGCCGGGGCGCTCGGCTCGACCGACGCGGTGCGCGACCCGCGCGGGTTCGCGGTGAAGTTCTACACCGAGCAGGGCAACTACGACCTGGTCGGCAACAACACCCCGGTGTTCTTCATCAAGGACCCGCTGAAGTTCCCCGACTTCATCCACTCGCAGAAGCGCGACCCGTACACCGGCGTCCAGGAGGCCGACAACGTCTGGGACTTCTGGGCGCACTCGCCCGCCTCCACCCACCAGATCACCTGGCTGTTCGGCGACCGCGGCATCCCCGCCTCGTACCGGCACATGAACGGCTACGGCTCGCACACCTACCAGTGGGTCAACGCCGAGGGCCGCGCGCACTGGGTGAAGTACCACTTCAAGACCAACCAGGGCATCCGCTCGCTGGCCGCCGGCCAGGCCGCCGAGACCGCCGGCGGCGACGCCGACAGCCACCAGCGCGACCTGCACCAGGCGATCGAGCGCGGTGTCTTCCCGTCCTGGACGCTGTACGTGCAGCTGATGCCGGTCGAGGACGCCGCCGACTACCGGTTCAACCCGTTCGACCTGACCAAGGTCTGGCCGCACGCCGACTACCCGCTGGTCAAGGTCGGCCGGCTGGTGCTCAACCGCAACCCGGAGAACGTCTTCGCCGAGGTCGAGCAGGCCGCGTTCTCGCCGAACAACTTCGTCCCCGGCATCGGCCCGTCGCCCGACAAGATGCTCCAGGGCCGGCTGTTCGCCTACGCCGACGCCCAGCGCTACCGGCTCGGCGTCAACCACACCCAGCTGCCGGTCAACGCCCCGCGCGCCACCGCGGCCGCCAACTACGGGCAGGACGGCCTCGGCGCGCTCAACCCCAACGGCCGGAACAAGAACTACGAGCCCAACTCGTACGGCGGCCCGGCCCAGACCGACCAGGCCCCGTACGCCCCGCAGCCGGTCACCGGCCACACCGGCGGCTACCCCACCCCCGCGCACAGCAAGGACGACGACTACCTCCAGGCCGGCGAGCTCTACCGGCTGATGGCGGACGACGAGAAGTCCCGGCTGATCGCCAACCTGGCCGGCTCGCTGGCCCAGGTCGGCCGCGACGACGTGGTCGAACGCAACCTCGCCCACTTCCACGCCGCCGACCCCGAGTACGGCGCCCGCCTCGCCGCGGCCGTCGCGGACCTCCGCGCGGCCCACGAGGACTGA
- a CDS encoding IclR family transcriptional regulator — protein sequence MPVVRGGRHDDLLGAGGGGGSGPFGTLRRALRLLEAVDRRPDGATLTELARELTLPEARLRLLAEELETEGYLARQDGRWALGGALTLLGTQHRETMVRARLHHRLEELRDELGAAVYFSRYHDGELSVEAVSADEHAPAVHEWADFRATAHASAIGKCLLAQLDHDARLDHLSRHPAARLTARTITGTDRLLHRLDRQPATVPVLDLQEYSMDTVCAAVPIVAGGTVGCLATSLPVDQAHRLREAADLLSLRAAPLMLAMAV from the coding sequence ATGCCCGTGGTGCGCGGGGGACGGCACGACGATCTGCTCGGAGCGGGCGGCGGCGGCGGATCGGGACCGTTCGGGACGCTGCGGCGGGCGCTCCGCCTGCTGGAGGCGGTCGACCGCCGGCCCGACGGCGCGACGCTCACCGAGCTGGCCCGCGAACTGACCCTGCCCGAAGCCCGACTACGGCTGCTGGCCGAGGAGTTGGAGACCGAAGGGTACCTGGCCCGGCAGGACGGCCGCTGGGCGCTCGGCGGCGCCCTCACCCTGCTCGGCACCCAGCACCGGGAGACCATGGTGCGGGCCCGGCTGCACCACCGGCTGGAGGAACTGCGCGACGAACTCGGCGCCGCCGTCTACTTCAGCCGCTACCACGACGGCGAACTCTCGGTCGAGGCCGTCAGCGCCGACGAGCACGCCCCCGCCGTGCACGAGTGGGCCGACTTCCGGGCCACCGCCCACGCCTCCGCGATCGGCAAGTGCCTGCTCGCCCAACTCGACCACGACGCCCGGCTCGACCACCTGTCCCGGCACCCCGCCGCCCGGCTCACCGCCCGCACCATCACCGGCACCGACCGCCTGCTGCACCGGCTCGACCGGCAGCCCGCCACCGTCCCGGTGCTGGACCTCCAGGAGTACTCGATGGACACCGTCTGCGCGGCCGTCCCGATCGTGGCCGGCGGCACCGTCGGCTGCCTGGCCACCTCACTGCCCGTCGACCAGGCCCACCGGCTGCGCGAGGCCGCCGACCTGCTCTCGCTGCGGGCGGCACCACTGATGCTCGCGATGGCGGTCTGA
- a CDS encoding DUF3533 domain-containing protein: MAGTGTPPEPPDRTADAGRVLGRWKNWLTPVVLSALVALGLSLLYMGNILTPQKHLDHMPIALVDSDAGPPLPGQTRPLGAEVAEQVVAGSPPGEIDWHRVSRAEAQRQLSSGKVYGALVVPEDFSRAVAALTTADAPARPRIQVLTNPGTGSLGSGIASQINQAAAQKASLAIGGQLTAAAPTGTAKVFLADPVEVAVEVGHPIGEKSGNGLGAFYFTLLLLLAGFMTGNIVHAGLDVSMGFADAEIGPFHLREPTLRISRTQVLLAKMGMAAGVSLVSASLVMLAAITILGMDAPHAWQLWLYSYCAVTTVSLGVLAIIAAFGNVGQLVAMFVFIAFDLPASGATVPLSASPGFYRFLAVFEPMRQMVDAVRSILYFDAQAGAGLVRGWLMLPLGVVVALLFGFGMTRYYDRRGMRFEPGHRS, translated from the coding sequence ATGGCCGGCACCGGAACACCCCCTGAGCCCCCCGACCGGACGGCCGACGCCGGCCGGGTGCTGGGCCGTTGGAAGAACTGGCTCACCCCGGTGGTGCTCAGCGCCCTGGTCGCGCTGGGCCTCTCCCTGCTCTACATGGGCAACATCCTGACGCCGCAGAAGCACCTCGACCACATGCCGATCGCCCTGGTCGACTCGGACGCCGGGCCGCCGCTGCCGGGCCAAACCCGGCCGCTCGGCGCGGAGGTGGCCGAGCAGGTGGTGGCCGGCAGCCCGCCCGGCGAGATCGACTGGCACCGGGTCAGCCGCGCGGAGGCCCAGCGGCAGCTGTCCTCCGGCAAGGTCTACGGCGCCCTGGTGGTGCCGGAGGACTTCTCCCGCGCGGTCGCCGCGCTGACCACCGCCGACGCGCCCGCCCGGCCGAGGATCCAGGTGCTCACCAACCCCGGCACGGGCAGCCTCGGTTCCGGCATCGCGAGCCAGATCAACCAGGCCGCCGCGCAGAAGGCGTCGCTGGCGATCGGCGGGCAGCTGACCGCCGCCGCCCCCACCGGGACGGCCAAGGTGTTCCTCGCGGACCCGGTGGAGGTGGCCGTCGAGGTCGGCCACCCGATCGGCGAGAAGAGCGGCAACGGCCTCGGCGCGTTCTACTTCACCCTGCTGCTGCTCCTGGCCGGCTTCATGACCGGCAACATCGTGCACGCCGGGCTGGACGTCTCGATGGGCTTCGCGGACGCCGAGATCGGCCCGTTCCACCTGCGCGAACCCACTCTGCGGATCAGCCGCACCCAGGTCCTGCTGGCCAAGATGGGCATGGCCGCGGGCGTCTCGCTGGTCTCCGCGAGCCTGGTGATGCTCGCCGCCATCACCATCCTCGGCATGGACGCCCCGCACGCCTGGCAGTTGTGGCTGTACTCCTACTGCGCCGTCACCACCGTCTCGCTGGGCGTGCTGGCGATCATCGCCGCGTTCGGCAACGTCGGACAGCTGGTCGCGATGTTCGTGTTCATCGCCTTCGACCTGCCCGCCTCCGGCGCGACCGTCCCGCTCAGCGCCTCGCCCGGCTTCTACCGCTTCCTCGCCGTGTTCGAGCCGATGCGGCAGATGGTCGACGCCGTCCGGTCGATCCTCTACTTCGACGCGCAGGCCGGCGCCGGACTGGTCCGCGGCTGGCTGATGCTGCCGCTGGGCGTGGTGGTGGCGCTGCTCTTCGGGTTCGGCATGACCCGCTACTACGACCGCCGCGGCATGCGCTTCGAACCCGGCCACCGCTCCTGA
- a CDS encoding fluoride efflux transporter FluC — MLADWLLVLAGGLLGAPTRYLTGVAVKSRMHSPFPYGTLAANAAACLLLGFLAEAATRGHLGGHGQLLLATGFCGALSTWSTFSYEVFTLASTRRVALSGLYLAVSVLVGTALSFAGAGVAGAAW; from the coding sequence GTGCTCGCTGACTGGCTGCTCGTCCTGGCCGGCGGCCTGCTGGGCGCGCCGACCCGCTACCTGACCGGGGTCGCGGTCAAGTCCCGTATGCACAGCCCGTTCCCGTACGGGACGCTGGCCGCCAACGCCGCGGCCTGCCTGCTGCTCGGGTTCCTCGCCGAGGCGGCGACCCGCGGACACCTGGGCGGCCACGGGCAGTTGCTGCTGGCGACCGGGTTCTGCGGGGCGCTGTCGACCTGGTCGACCTTCTCGTACGAGGTGTTCACGCTGGCGTCGACCCGGCGGGTCGCGCTGTCCGGGCTGTACCTGGCGGTGTCGGTGCTGGTCGGCACGGCGCTGTCGTTCGCCGGGGCGGGGGTCGCGGGGGCGGCGTGGTGA
- a CDS encoding fluoride efflux transporter FluC, which yields MTSPYLDPARHRARPPGHAHSEHAPGRQPPVLAAVAVGGALGAGARYGVERLWPTSGTEFPWPILTVNAVGCLAMGALMTVLAARFPRQKKLAGALLGTGFLGGFTTFSHYTDNVRELVRGDAYGTAAAYLLLTVLAALAGVVAGVFAARAAVGVPAHQEASGAR from the coding sequence ATGACCAGTCCGTACCTCGACCCGGCACGCCACCGGGCCCGCCCGCCGGGGCACGCGCACTCCGAGCACGCGCCGGGCCGGCAGCCGCCGGTGCTGGCGGCGGTGGCGGTGGGCGGGGCGCTCGGCGCGGGCGCCCGGTACGGGGTGGAGCGGCTGTGGCCGACCTCCGGGACGGAGTTCCCGTGGCCGATCCTGACCGTCAACGCGGTGGGCTGCCTGGCGATGGGCGCCCTGATGACGGTGCTGGCGGCGCGCTTCCCCCGGCAGAAGAAGCTGGCGGGCGCCCTGCTGGGCACCGGGTTCCTCGGCGGGTTCACCACCTTCTCCCACTACACGGACAACGTGCGGGAGTTGGTGCGCGGCGACGCCTACGGTACCGCCGCGGCCTACCTGCTGCTGACCGTGCTGGCGGCGCTGGCCGGGGTGGTGGCCGGCGTGTTCGCGGCGCGCGCCGCGGTGGGCGTCCCGGCGCACCAGGAGGCGTCCGGTGCTCGCTGA